In Herbaspirillum sp. WKF16, one genomic interval encodes:
- a CDS encoding amino acid ABC transporter permease, whose product MEILELLQQAGPTLMKGVGYTLLFALASMLGGLVLGFVLAVARIVPWRPIHWPAAVYVSLMRGTPLLVQIFVVYYGLPSIGIEFSPLTAGVLTLSLNAGAYLSESLRGAILGVTRGQWNAAYSIGLPYFQTLRFIIVPQAVRIAVPAMSNTLISLIKDTSLVSVITVTELMLATKEVIAVTFRPLPLYIAAAGIYWILSLGFEALQHRLEKKLGKAHEA is encoded by the coding sequence ATGGAAATCCTCGAACTGCTGCAGCAAGCCGGCCCCACGCTCATGAAAGGCGTGGGCTACACCCTGCTGTTCGCGCTGGCCTCGATGCTGGGCGGCCTGGTGCTGGGGTTCGTGCTGGCCGTGGCGCGCATCGTGCCGTGGCGCCCGATCCACTGGCCGGCCGCGGTCTACGTCAGCCTGATGCGCGGCACGCCGCTGCTGGTGCAGATCTTCGTGGTGTACTACGGCTTGCCCAGCATCGGCATCGAGTTCTCACCGCTGACGGCGGGCGTGCTCACGCTGAGCCTGAACGCGGGCGCCTATCTTTCGGAGAGCCTGCGCGGCGCCATCCTGGGCGTGACGCGCGGCCAGTGGAATGCCGCCTACAGCATCGGGCTGCCGTATTTCCAGACGCTGCGCTTCATCATCGTGCCGCAGGCGGTGCGCATCGCCGTGCCTGCCATGAGCAACACGCTGATCAGCCTGATCAAGGACACCTCGCTGGTGTCGGTCATCACGGTGACCGAACTGATGCTGGCCACCAAGGAAGTGATCGCCGTGACCTTCCGACCGCTGCCGCTCTACATCGCTGCGGCGGGCATTTACTGGATCCTCAGCCTGGGGTTCGAAGCCTTGCAGCACCGGCTGGAGAAGAAGCTCGGGAAGGCGCACGAAGCCTGA
- a CDS encoding cystine ABC transporter substrate-binding protein, translating into MNKNFKTWLLAAAGATLLASSLSASAADLLQTVKSRGTLKVALEGNYPPFNFKDPKTGQLTGFEVDVANLLAAKLGVKPEFTTTEWSGILAGLGAGKYDVIINQVGITDERQKAFDFSDPYTLSSAQLIVRKDETRQFKSLEDLKGKKLGLGQGTNFEQKAKSVPGIDVRTYPGSPEYLADLAAGRIDAALNDSLLVSYILKSTKLPLKGGSPVGAVDKIGIPLRRDNPEFKAALNKALADIKADGSFKQASEKWFGIDVSQPPKAQ; encoded by the coding sequence ATGAACAAGAATTTCAAGACATGGCTGCTGGCAGCCGCCGGCGCGACCCTGCTGGCATCGAGCCTGTCGGCCTCCGCCGCCGACCTGCTGCAAACCGTGAAGAGCCGCGGCACCCTGAAGGTGGCGCTGGAAGGCAACTATCCCCCGTTCAACTTCAAGGATCCCAAGACCGGCCAGCTGACCGGTTTTGAAGTGGACGTGGCCAACCTGCTGGCGGCCAAGCTGGGCGTCAAGCCGGAATTCACCACCACCGAGTGGAGCGGCATCCTGGCAGGCCTGGGCGCCGGCAAGTATGACGTGATCATCAACCAGGTCGGCATCACCGACGAGCGCCAGAAGGCCTTCGACTTCTCCGATCCGTACACCCTCTCCAGCGCCCAGCTGATCGTGCGCAAGGATGAGACCCGCCAGTTCAAGAGCCTGGAAGACCTGAAGGGCAAGAAACTCGGCCTGGGCCAGGGCACCAACTTCGAACAGAAGGCCAAGAGCGTGCCGGGCATCGACGTGCGCACCTACCCCGGTTCGCCTGAATACCTGGCCGACCTGGCTGCCGGCCGTATCGACGCCGCGTTGAACGACAGCCTGCTGGTGAGCTACATCCTGAAGTCGACCAAACTGCCGCTCAAGGGCGGCAGCCCGGTGGGCGCGGTCGACAAGATCGGCATCCCGCTGCGCAGGGACAATCCGGAATTCAAGGCCGCGCTGAACAAGGCCCTGGCCGACATCAAGGCCGACGGCAGCTTCAAGCAGGCTTCCGAGAAGTGGTTCGGCATTGACGTCAGCCAGCCGCCGAAAGCACAATAA